A portion of the Gorilla gorilla gorilla isolate KB3781 chromosome X, NHGRI_mGorGor1-v2.1_pri, whole genome shotgun sequence genome contains these proteins:
- the DDX3X gene encoding ATP-dependent RNA helicase DDX3X isoform X2 produces the protein MSHVAVENALGLDQQFAGLDLNSSDNQSGGSTASKGRYIPPHLRNREATKGFYDKDSSGWSSSKDKDAYSSFGSRSDSRGKSSFFSDRGSGSRGRFDDRGRSDYDGIGSRGDRSGFGKFERGGNSRWCDKSDEDDWSKPLPPSERLEQELFSGGNTGINFEKYDDIPVEATGNNCPPHIESFSDVEMGEIIMGNIELTRYTRPTPVQKHAIPIIKEKRDLMACAQTGSGKTAAFLLPILSQIYSDGPGEALRAMKENGRYGRRKQYPISLVLAPTRELAVQIYEEARKFSYRSRVRPCVVYGGADIGQQIRDLERGCHLLVATPGRLVDMMERGKIGLDFCKYLVLDEADRMLDMGFEPQIRRIVEQDTMPPKGVRHTMMFSATFPKEIQMLARDFLDEYIFLAVGRVGSTSENITQKVVWVEESDKRSFLLDLLNATGKDSLTLVFVETKKGADSLEDFLYHEGYACTSIHGDRSQRDREEALHQFRSGKSPILVATAVAARGLDISNVKHVINFDLPSDIEEYVHRIGRTGRVGNLGLATSFFNERNINITKDLLDLLVEAKQEVPSWLENMAYEHHYKGSSRGRSKSRFSGGFGARDYRQSSGASSSSFSSSRASSSRSGGGGHGSSRGFGGGGYGGFYNSDGYGGNYNSQGVDWWGN, from the exons ATGAGTCATGTGGCAGTGGAAAATGCGCTCGGGCTGGACCAGCAG TTTGCTGGCCTAGACCTGAACTCTTCAGATAATCAGAGTGGAGGAAGTACAGCCAGCA aagggcGCTATATTCCTCCTCATTTAAGGAACCGAGAAGCTACTAAAG GTTTCTACGATAAAGACAGTTCAGGGTGGAGTTCTAGCAAAGATAAGGATGCGTATAGCAGTTTTGGATCTCGTAGTGATTCAAGAGGGAAGTCTAGCTTCTTCAGTGATCGTGGAAGTGGATCAAGGGGAAG GTTTGATGATCGTGGACGGAGTGATTACGACGGCATTGGCAGCCGTGGTGACAGAAGTGGCTTTGGCAAATTTGAACGTGGTGGAAACAGTCGCTGGTGTGACAAATCAGATGAAGATGATTGGTCAAAACCACTCCCACCAAGTGAACGCTTGGAACA GGAACTCTTTTCTGGAGGCAACACTGGGATTAATTTTGAGAAATACGATGACATTCCAGTTGAGGCAACAGGCAACAACTGTCCTCCACATATTGAAAGT TTCAGTGATGTTGAGATGGGAGAAATTATCATGGGAAACATTGAGCTTACTCGTTATACTCGCCCAACTCCAGTGCAAAAGCATGCTATTCCTATTATCAAAGAGAAAAGAGACTTGATGGCTTGTGCCCAAACAG GGTCTGGAAAAACTGCAGCATTTCTGTTGCCCATCTTGAGTCAGATTTATTCAGATGGTCCAGGCGAGGCTTTGAGGGCCATGAAG GAAAATGGAAGGTATGGGCGCCGCAAACAATACCCAATCTCCTTGGTATTAGCACCAACGAGAGAGTTGGCAGTACAGATCTACGAGGAAGCCAGAAAA TTTTCATACCGATCTAGAGTTCGTCCTTGCGTGGTTTATGGTGGTGCCGATATTGGTCAGCAGATTCGAGACTTGGAACGTGGATGCCATTTGTTAGTAGCCACTCCAGGACGTCTAGTGGATATGATGGAAAGAGGAAAGATTGGATTAGACTTTTGcaa ATACTTGGTGTTAGATGAAGCTGATCGGATGTTGGATATGGGGTTTGAGCCTCAGATTCGTAGAATAGTTGAACAAGATACTATGCCTCCAAAGGGTGTCCGCCACACTATGATGTTTAGTGCTACTTTTCCTAAGGAAATACAG atgctGGCTCGTGATTTCTTAGATGAATATATCTTCTTGGCTGTAGGAAGAGTTGGCTCTACCTCTGAAAACATCACACAGAAAGTAGTTTGGGTGGAAGAATCAGACAAACGGTCATTTCTGCTTGACCTCCTAAATGCAACAG GCAAGGATTCACTGACCTTAGTGTTTGTGGAGACCAAAAAGGGTGCAGATTCTCTGGAGGATTTCTTATACCATGAAGGATACGCATGTACCAGCATCCATGGAGACCGTTCTCAGAGGGATAGAGAAGAGGCCCTTCACCAGTTCCGCTCAGGAAAAAGCCCAATTCTAGTGGCTACAGCA GTAGCAGCAAGAGGACTGGACATTTCAAATGTGAAACATGTTATCAATTTTGACTTGCCAAGTGATATTGAAGAATACGTACATCGTATTGGTCGTACGGGACGTGTAGGAAACCTTG GCCTGGCAACCTCATTCTTTAACGAGAGGAACATAAATATTACTAAGGATTTGTTGGATCTTCTTGTTGAAGCTAAACAAGAAGTGCCGTCTTGGTTAGAAAACATGGCTTATGAACACCACTACAAGGGTAGCAGTCGTGGACGTTCTAAGAG CAGATTTAGTGGAGGGTTTGGTGCCAGAGACTACCGACAAAGTAGCGGTGCCAGCAGTTCCAGCTTCAGCAGCAGCCGCGCAAGCAGCAGCCGTAGTGGCGGAGGTGGCCACGGTAGCAGCAGAGGATTCGGTGGAG GTGGCTATGGAGGCTTTTACAACAGTGATGGATATGGAGGAAATTATAACTCCCAGGGGGTTGACTGGTGGGGTAACTGA
- the DDX3X gene encoding ATP-dependent RNA helicase DDX3X isoform X1 yields the protein MSHVAVENALGLDQQFAGLDLNSSDNQSGGSTASKGRYIPPHLRNREATKGFYDKDSSGWSSSKDKDAYSSFGSRSDSRGKSSFFSDRGSGSRGRFDDRGRSDYDGIGSRGDRSGFGKFERGGNSRWCDKSDEDDWSKPLPPSERLEQELFSGGNTGINFEKYDDIPVEATGNNCPPHIESFSDVEMGEIIMGNIELTRYTRPTPVQKHAIPIIKEKRDLMACAQTGSGKTAAFLLPILSQIYSDGPGEALRAMKENGRYGRRKQYPISLVLAPTRELAVQIYEEARKFSYRSRVRPCVVYGGADIGQQIRDLERGCHLLVATPGRLVDMMERGKIGLDFCKYLVLDEADRMLDMGFEPQIRRIVEQDTMPPKGVRHTMMFSATFPKEIQMLARDFLDEYIFLAVGRVGSTSENITQKVVWVEESDKRSFLLDLLNATGKDSLTLVFVETKKGADSLEDFLYHEGYACTSIHGDRSQRDREEALHQFRSGKSPILVATAVAARGLDISNVKHVINFDLPSDIEEYVHRIGRTGRVGNLGLATSFFNERNINITKDLLDLLVEAKQEVPSWLENMAYEHHYKGSSRGRSKSSRFSGGFGARDYRQSSGASSSSFSSSRASSSRSGGGGHGSSRGFGGGGYGGFYNSDGYGGNYNSQGVDWWGN from the exons ATGAGTCATGTGGCAGTGGAAAATGCGCTCGGGCTGGACCAGCAG TTTGCTGGCCTAGACCTGAACTCTTCAGATAATCAGAGTGGAGGAAGTACAGCCAGCA aagggcGCTATATTCCTCCTCATTTAAGGAACCGAGAAGCTACTAAAG GTTTCTACGATAAAGACAGTTCAGGGTGGAGTTCTAGCAAAGATAAGGATGCGTATAGCAGTTTTGGATCTCGTAGTGATTCAAGAGGGAAGTCTAGCTTCTTCAGTGATCGTGGAAGTGGATCAAGGGGAAG GTTTGATGATCGTGGACGGAGTGATTACGACGGCATTGGCAGCCGTGGTGACAGAAGTGGCTTTGGCAAATTTGAACGTGGTGGAAACAGTCGCTGGTGTGACAAATCAGATGAAGATGATTGGTCAAAACCACTCCCACCAAGTGAACGCTTGGAACA GGAACTCTTTTCTGGAGGCAACACTGGGATTAATTTTGAGAAATACGATGACATTCCAGTTGAGGCAACAGGCAACAACTGTCCTCCACATATTGAAAGT TTCAGTGATGTTGAGATGGGAGAAATTATCATGGGAAACATTGAGCTTACTCGTTATACTCGCCCAACTCCAGTGCAAAAGCATGCTATTCCTATTATCAAAGAGAAAAGAGACTTGATGGCTTGTGCCCAAACAG GGTCTGGAAAAACTGCAGCATTTCTGTTGCCCATCTTGAGTCAGATTTATTCAGATGGTCCAGGCGAGGCTTTGAGGGCCATGAAG GAAAATGGAAGGTATGGGCGCCGCAAACAATACCCAATCTCCTTGGTATTAGCACCAACGAGAGAGTTGGCAGTACAGATCTACGAGGAAGCCAGAAAA TTTTCATACCGATCTAGAGTTCGTCCTTGCGTGGTTTATGGTGGTGCCGATATTGGTCAGCAGATTCGAGACTTGGAACGTGGATGCCATTTGTTAGTAGCCACTCCAGGACGTCTAGTGGATATGATGGAAAGAGGAAAGATTGGATTAGACTTTTGcaa ATACTTGGTGTTAGATGAAGCTGATCGGATGTTGGATATGGGGTTTGAGCCTCAGATTCGTAGAATAGTTGAACAAGATACTATGCCTCCAAAGGGTGTCCGCCACACTATGATGTTTAGTGCTACTTTTCCTAAGGAAATACAG atgctGGCTCGTGATTTCTTAGATGAATATATCTTCTTGGCTGTAGGAAGAGTTGGCTCTACCTCTGAAAACATCACACAGAAAGTAGTTTGGGTGGAAGAATCAGACAAACGGTCATTTCTGCTTGACCTCCTAAATGCAACAG GCAAGGATTCACTGACCTTAGTGTTTGTGGAGACCAAAAAGGGTGCAGATTCTCTGGAGGATTTCTTATACCATGAAGGATACGCATGTACCAGCATCCATGGAGACCGTTCTCAGAGGGATAGAGAAGAGGCCCTTCACCAGTTCCGCTCAGGAAAAAGCCCAATTCTAGTGGCTACAGCA GTAGCAGCAAGAGGACTGGACATTTCAAATGTGAAACATGTTATCAATTTTGACTTGCCAAGTGATATTGAAGAATACGTACATCGTATTGGTCGTACGGGACGTGTAGGAAACCTTG GCCTGGCAACCTCATTCTTTAACGAGAGGAACATAAATATTACTAAGGATTTGTTGGATCTTCTTGTTGAAGCTAAACAAGAAGTGCCGTCTTGGTTAGAAAACATGGCTTATGAACACCACTACAAGGGTAGCAGTCGTGGACGTTCTAAGAG tagCAGATTTAGTGGAGGGTTTGGTGCCAGAGACTACCGACAAAGTAGCGGTGCCAGCAGTTCCAGCTTCAGCAGCAGCCGCGCAAGCAGCAGCCGTAGTGGCGGAGGTGGCCACGGTAGCAGCAGAGGATTCGGTGGAG GTGGCTATGGAGGCTTTTACAACAGTGATGGATATGGAGGAAATTATAACTCCCAGGGGGTTGACTGGTGGGGTAACTGA